The following proteins are encoded in a genomic region of Pyricularia oryzae 70-15 chromosome 6, whole genome shotgun sequence:
- a CDS encoding sodium/phosphate symporter: protein MLDQYTYIFAIGTFFALLDAYNNGANDVANAWATSVSSRSISYRQAMVLGTIFEMVGAITVGARTAETIKNGIIPNDAFRGDAGVQMLAFTCALAGASTWVMWCTRHSAHVSSTYSLISSVAGVGVATVGASKVQWGWNNGKGLGAIFAGLFMAPTISAGFGATIFMLIKLIVHLRKDPIPWAVYTSPFFFLIAATVCTLSIVYKGSPALGLASKPPAFIAAVTLGTGFGVALLAALFFVPFVHAKVIKKDYTLKWYDFLQGPLLFKRPAPADQDNILARVPNYAVVQHDEEEEEEAHRPDAATTASGSQHSTDLPIKPVDEAAAKAGRDSEKQMVMAEAARPQKTYKELQEDGERKLHAKLCKGRGPLGWAMRTLRDNPMGPGQVYERHNIIRLIKRLPAMVVVGALYGLHYDIHSAQSGISGTPEGERMARVYANAAKYSNEVEHTYSFVQVLTACTASFAHGANDIGNSVGPWAVIYAAWKTGSPAASKAQVEVWQLAVLSLTISVGLITYGYNIMKVMGNKITYHSPSRGSSMEMGAAITVLVFSQFSLPVSTSMCITGATVGVGLCNGTFKAVNFQRVGLLVFSWIMTIPVAGTIGGVLMGLILNAPHFTS from the exons ATGCTCGACCAGTACACCTACATCTTTGCCATTGGCACCTTTTTCGCCCTGTTGGATGCGTACAACAATGGCGCAA ACGACGTCGCAAACGCCTGGGCAACCAGCGTTTCATCGCGGTCCATCTCGTACCGCCAGGCCATGGTGCTAGGCACCATCTTTGAGATGGTGGGTGCCATCACGGTCGGAGCCCGCACTGCCGAAACCATCAAGAACGGCATCATCCCCAACGACGCCTTCCGCGGCGATGCCGGCGTGCAGATGCTCGCCTTCACCTGCGCCCTCGCCGGCGCCTCGACCTGGGTCATGTGGTGCACCAGGCACTCGGCCCACGTCTCGTCCACCTACTCGCTCATCTCGTCCGTCGCCGGTGTCGGTGTCGCCACCGTCGGTGCCAGCAAGGTCCAGTGGGGTTGGAACAACGGCAAGGGACTCGGAGCCATCTTTGCCGGTCTCTTCATGGCTCCCACCATCTCGGCCGGCTTTGGCGCCACCATCTTCATGCTCATCAAGCTCATCGTGCACTTGCGCAAGGACCCCATCCCCTGGGCTGTCTACACTTCGCCATTCTTCTTCCTCATCGCCGCCACCGTCTGCACCCTGTCCATTGTCTACAAGGGCTCCCCCGCCCTGGGCCTTGCATCGAAGCCCCCGGCATTCATTGCCGCCGTCACCTTGGGCACCGGCTTCGGTGTGGCTCTCTTGGCCGCCCTCTTCTTCGTCCCCTTTGTCCACGCCAAGGTCATCAAGAAGGACTACACTCTGAAGTGGTACGACTTCCTCCAGGGCCCTCTCCTGTTCAAGCGCCCCGCCCCGGCCGACCAGGACAACATCCTCGCCCGCGTTCCCAACTACGCCGTTGTTCAgcacgacgaggaggaggaggaggaagcccACAGGCCTGATGCTGCCACCACGGCCTCCGGCTCGCAGCACTCCACAGACCTGCCCATCAAGCCCGTTGACGAAgctgccgccaaggccggccgGGACTCGGAGAAGCAGATGGTCATGGCCGaggccgcccgcccgcaaaaGACTTACAAGGAGCTCCAGGAGGACGGCGAGCGCAAGCTCCACGCCAAGCTGTGCAAGGGCAGGGGCCCTCTGGGCTGGGCCATGAGGACCCTTCGCGACAACCCCATGGGCCCTGGCCAGGTCTACGAGCGCCACAACATCATCCGCCTGATCAAGCGCCTTCCCGCCATGGTGGTGGTCGGCGCCCTGTACGGTCTCCACTACGACATCCACTCTGCGCAGTCCGGCATCTCTGGCACGCCCGAGGGTGAGCGCATGGCCCGGgtctacgccaacgccgccaagtACAGCAACGAGGTCGAGCACACCTACTCCTTCGTCCAGGTCCTGACCGCCTGCACCGCCTCCTTTGCACACGGCGCCAACGACATTGGAAACTCGGTCGGTCCCTGGGCCGTCATCTACGCCGCATGGAAGACTGGCAGCCCTGCCGCGTCCAAGGCTCAGGTAGAGGTTTGGCAGCTTGCCGTTTTGTCCCTGACTATCAGTGTTGGTCTGATCACATATGGCTACAACATCATGAAGG TCATGGGCAACAAGATCACCTACCACTCCCCCAGCCGTGGATCCTCCATGGAGATGGGCGCCGCCATCACCGTCCTCGTCTTCTCGCAGTTCTCCCTCCCCGTCTCGACCTCCATGTGCATCACTGGCGCCACCGTCGGCGTCGGTCTGTGCAACGGAACCTTCAAGGCCGTCAACTTCCAGCGTGTCGGCCTGCTCGTCTTCTCCTGGATCATGACCATCCCCGTCGCCGGCACCATCGGTGGTGTGCTGATGGGTTTGATCCTCAACGCTCCTCACTTCACCTCATAG